The Deltaproteobacteria bacterium DNA segment TTTCTTACCGCAATAGACCAAATCTTTTTTTACGAAGCGACCAAACTCTTTTGCAATTGTCGCTTCATATTGGGGAGACATCGTTAAATAAGGATTGTCCCAACTTCCCATACAACCTAAGCGTTTGAATTCTTCACGCTGAATATCGACAAATTTCAAGGCATATTCCCTGCAGGCTTTACGAATTTCAAGCGGGGACATTTTGGCTTTTTTGGACCCTAAATCTTTATCCACCTGCAATTCAATTGGAAGACCATGACAATCCCATCCGGGAACAAATTCACACAAATGCCCCGACATATTTTTATACTTCACCACAATGTCTTTCAAAATTTTATTTAAAATGGTTCCGTAATGAATGTGACCATTGGCATAAGGAGGACCATCGTGAAAAATGTAACGGGGTTTGTCTTTATTTTTTTCTATAAGTTTTTGATAAAGCTTTGCTTCATCCCATCTTTTAAGAAAGTCGGGCTCCCGTTGGGGGAGATTCGCTTTCATTGGAAAGGGTGTTTGCGGCAAATTTATGGTATTTTTGTAATCAGCCATAAAAAAAATAAAAAATCAAAAACCAAAAGTTAAAAACACATATTAAAAATAAAAAATCTTTGCATTTTGATTTTTATTTTTGATTTTTTATTTTTCATTTTTATTATTGTACGCCAAGATTGGTCACTTGAGCATTGGGACTGCGTAAATAATCGGCAACTTTTCCCAAGACCATTTGTTCCTCCGTCCCGGCAGATTGCAAGTTGGCTACGATACTTTCAATGCGAGACCCAACCTGAACTTCCGTATTTCCACCCTCTTGCGGGACAAGACGGATTTCCAGTTGATGATAAGCCCCGTTGGTTCCAAAATCTTCACGTCCGAAAAGAAGTAAATAATGGGAACGCGCCTTGACCGGTACATAGCGCGTCTTCAAAACGCCATTTTTCAAATCTTCTTCCGCAATGGGGTAACCATTCGCCCGCAAAACCCAACGGAGTGCGTAATAAATATCGTTGGGACTCGCGGGGTAAGTTTGTTTAAAGTAATGAGGTTGCACGGGTTTTGCCACACGAAAAACTTTCGTGCAGGAAGAAAGAGAAGCAGAGAGGCAGACAAGCAGAGAGACAGAGAAATAAAAAGTTTTTTTCATATTCTATCGTGCGATCTCCTATACAAATACAATCCCAATCCCAATGCAAATAGAATCATGGCGATAAACTGGGAAGTCGAAAGCCATGAATTGAAAACAAATCCCCGATCCGTATCTCCCCGTAAAAATTCAAGCAGGAAACGAAGAAGTCCATAGATCATCATGTAGAGAGCAAAAATCTGGCCATCAAATTTTTTGTGCCGAAGCCCCCACCAAAGTCCCAGAAAAATCAGAAACTCGCCTCCCGATTCCAATAATTGCGTTGGATACAGAGGAATTCCGGATGGAGCCAGAGAAGCGGGATTGGCGGGAAAAATAACGGCATACCATGTATCGAAAAGCAAAGGACGCCCATAACAACATCCCGCTAGAAAACAACCTTCTCTACCGAGGGCATGTCCCAGAGCAATTGCCGGCGCAAAAAAATCAAAAAATTTCCACATGGGGAGACGATGTCTTCTCAGATACCAGAGACTCACCAAAACACTCGCAATGAATCCCCCGTAAAAAACAAGTCCTCCCTCCCAGATTTTGAAAATAGCCAGAGGACTTTTCCAAAAAAGAGAGGGATCCGTCGTGAGAATAAACAACACGCGCGAACCCAAAATGGCGGCGATCAGAATGTAAAAAATGAGATCAAGGGCTTGGGCTGGATTCTCCCCTTCGCGTTTGGCTTCTCTTTGCACAAACCACGTTCCAAACAAAAAACCCAAGGCCACCATC contains these protein-coding regions:
- the lgt gene encoding prolipoprotein diacylglyceryl transferase encodes the protein MYPVLFKIPLFGLFGHDYFPVYGYGVMVALGFLFGTWFVQREAKREGENPAQALDLIFYILIAAILGSRVLFILTTDPSLFWKSPLAIFKIWEGGLVFYGGFIASVLVSLWYLRRHRLPMWKFFDFFAPAIALGHALGREGCFLAGCCYGRPLLFDTWYAVIFPANPASLAPSGIPLYPTQLLESGGEFLIFLGLWWGLRHKKFDGQIFALYMMIYGLLRFLLEFLRGDTDRGFVFNSWLSTSQFIAMILFALGLGLYLYRRSHDRI